A window from Drosophila kikkawai strain 14028-0561.14 chromosome 2L, DkikHiC1v2, whole genome shotgun sequence encodes these proteins:
- the LOC108080948 gene encoding uncharacterized protein, which produces MIRPFVTLLYFLLTSSSIVFTACVNNVTGTSSPGPGPSTSLTSGHIHRTAAAIERVNLLWCYACHTMDDGEACVDVAVKNDTALMKKCHGEEFICMVKRFSYTTSTENSTSSPKMWSLDRRCAANCEPGCIIIGERTKLYACTSCCEESFCNTGRGAASGIFHREDTGIGTRLFWLAAPFLVNMSLVLYKRHAGHVLLKLQ; this is translated from the exons ATGATCAGACCCTTTGTCACGCTGCTCTACTTCCTGCTGACCAGCTCGTCCATTGTCTTCACGGCCTGCGTCAACAATG TCACAGGCACCAGCTCTCCAGGACCCGGTCCAAGCACATCGCTGACCAGCGGGCACATCCATCGCACGGCGGCGGCCATCGAGCGTGTGAACCTGCTGTGGTGCTACGCCTGCCACACGATGGACGACGGCGAGGCCTGCGTGGATGTGGCGGTGAAGAATGACACAGCGCTAATGAAGAAGTGCCACGGCGAGGAGTTCATTTGCATG GTCAAGCGCTTCTCGTACACCACGAGCACGGAGAACTCGACCAGTTCACCGAAGATGTGGTCCCTGGACCGCCGCTGTGCCGCCAACTGTGAGCCCGGCTGTATTATCATCGGGGAACGGACCAAGCTGTATGCCTGCACCTCCTGCTGCGAGGAGTCCTTCTGCAACACGGGTCGAGGAGCAGCCTCGGGGATCTTCCATCGCGAGGACACGGGCATTGGCACACGCCTGTTCTGGCTGGCCGCTCCTTTCCTGGTCAACATGTCTCTGGTGTTGTACAAGCGTCACGCCGGCCACGTTCTCCTCAAGCTGCAATAG